From the Octopus sinensis linkage group LG3, ASM634580v1, whole genome shotgun sequence genome, the window atctcattctgcctagtcagatgtattgaggtaatatgcagttaaaaatgagttacttatatacatatatatatatcatcactggtgatgacaTTTAACAACCACTTTTCTAGGCTTGCATTGGTCAGGTGGAATTCATTTCAGCAGATTTTGCCAGTCTTCACCTATTTCCAAATGAGGTCATTTTTCTCCATGACTAAACATATttacatggaagactggaaacaagacaccacttgtatgactaATACTTATTTACAACAATGCGATGTCATGACAAGGAGACACCAactctcacagacatacacacaatgggcttctttcagttttcatcaaccaaatccattcacaaggcattgctcaaagtgccatgcaatgagactgaatctGGAGCCAAGcagctggaaagcaagcttcttaacacacatccatgcctgcacccatatattaaatattatataacttCTAATTCAGTGTTGAGAAATGTGTATAGGTACAGCATTCAGCTCCATAAACTTTCATACATCCAAAAATTTATAGGGAaatgaaacaaatagaaataataataacctgGCTAAGCAACAAGCTTCTTCTTTAGGGCTGGCATCAACAACATGAAAATAACCAATCTGAAAATACAAGTTAAAATTCCAataattcattttctctctctagtCAAAAAGTTGAATTTCTTTACTCAGTTTATACATGTAATTTGGGAGCGAATGTAGATATTTTCTTGTATCTTAAAGCTAGCACCATCATCACTgttctaatgtccacttttccatgcttgcatcagtTGGGCGAAATTTGATGAGATggagtttctacagccagatgtccttccttttGCCAACCTTCACCCATTTCCatagaagattgaaaatgaaggacaccacttgcatgagGGAGACAGTCATTCATACTTATcacactagcttaaaagccacccgAAAGGGCAGCTTTTAATCTAGCTCCTACAGAGTGCTCTTCATggggccttgggcccaacaatgatgctttatgcattgagtacatattaattttaattaaacttgaccaatatttttcaagcaatgaacaatttttatcaaaataataatataatttgttgACTTCAACTTCAAagttattgcaaagctgcatgataaacactTTTTCTGTATTCCTGTTCAGGGGTCagtacaattattttttttttatctaacctctttctctctgtctttctgttgattgtttttcCAGCCATAACTGCtatacacaccattcagacttctgatgctaccgccttcccctccaccaccatcaccactgtcttttaCATCACTTACTATCACTATCATCCATGACTGCCctggccaccaccatcaccacagagatagatagatgttgatAAATAggtgatagatagattggtagatgattgatagacagagagggagagatatcaTTTTGGAATTGTTTTTACCATTGTATAGCTACTGACATGAGATATGAGTTCAAGGATGATGACCTCTTTTAGGGTGGGGAATATAATGAAACAAAGGATGGGGTGCGGTTATCACTAAAATAATAGTATTCGGTATGTTGGCAACAGCAATTTCTGTCAGAGACATGGCTTAACAATGTTGTACagcatctccctctttctcacttttgttattactcccactgccaccatcaacactactacttttaataaaacatcaactctcccaaaatttctgtctctctttctctgctttttctttctccccctctctctccaccaccaccctcactgtctctatgcctactattactctcaacCCATCCTGAGAaatagtaggagtgtcattgaatagtgagagggtCTAAGtgtaacacactgacacacagaaattagttttcacatttattatattagatgaaGTCAAGGCAAGAagagtaatacatacatgcacacatatacatctacatctatctaaatatgcgatgggtttctttcagtgtccatctaccaaatcggaTCTAGCCTTTCTCATTCACAAAATGAGCCCCACTTAATTTTGCtcagtttttttcaattttggtgtatcgatgcaactctgaattttgattacaatcaaccaattactttatttcgtaaattaaagaatctgatgttatttggaattaaagttgggaaatttgggtaattttagccaatcaacagacagcgtggTAATAGCAGCTTGTTATCATGACATCTGCATGCTGTGTTGTGGTTCACTGTTGTCTGTGCCATTGTTGTCTCTGTTGATTTTTCACGAGATTCTTTTCACCtgcatgtttttaatttttatgtgcgtcagtaaattacatatttttctgtgctcCCGTGTGTTAGTATTTTACTGTAtgttagtatttttacatatttttcatttcatatatttttgggactcattgattcagatagctggatttatgatttcactaggttaattctattcataaaaattttaattaggagtatttcttatACTGTTAggttcacatttcaacagcttaactgaaacTTAGCCCATGCAACAGGAACTGAGAGATATTGAGGGTcagagaaactgtgggtgatacagataatttgacattatttttgaattctgcatgtagaaacatataacatacaggtattcttttccttgggacaaattctttgatgaccagtgttattcttattgtaCTTtgcaaatccaagcatgaaaatgtTACTCAACTTCGGAGTCTTGGAGATAGAcgccctctttcacacacacacacacgcatttacatattaacgatgtacataaatacatggcaggtatatataatactgaaatacacatatagtgaacacatgcaaacaaatatattaatatagcaaattaaaaaaatacaatcaatgaagagacaaaagaaacagtaagatgatacatgttgattttattaggcatttctgtttatttaaaaatctacaatgaaatttctgtttatttagaaacctacaataaACAGATCAgatgctaaactataaatttcacagggcacaaccttaaagttgacaccaaTCCACTAaatattggctaaaaatacccagttttttcaatttttaaacctctgtaacttttatctccaattttttttgtccataacatcataccttcaaagcGATGAGACTTGaaggctacattattatagccaattttcagattttttacttccttataaaaaaatggatattttacaaatgaaaaaaactagatccactaaatctactcacaaggctttggtcaacctggggctatagtagaagacacgcctAAAGTACCAAGCAATGGAACTGAATCTAAGaacatgtggctgagaagcaaacttcttaccacacagccatgcctacacctgtaTTTGAAAGCTTTATATACAGATAACTTTCAAAATAGAATGGTTTCTGAATAATGTACTTTAGTTGGCTATTTGGTAAGCTAGAGTGAGATAAAATACAATGATAAATGTAGTGAATGGCAAACAGCTTGATAAATTTGagcaaaagaaaatcatatcTATAAAATCAGAAAATCTTCTTGCCTAAATCAGTGAATACACCACTCCATGTACTTCAGTATTTTACTGTTCCAGTCACAgcagaaattaataaatttagGTCATTCAGTTAGAGGTTCACTTATTAAACTTAAATTATAGTTGTAGCTTGCCTATTTTAGAAATGTTAAATTTAATCAAGAGGAAATTTCTGAAAAATAGAATCTATAACTTCTGCTGCAGTAAAAGTAACAACTTTAGTCATATAGGAATATTTCACCAACCTTGCTTAAAGTTACCAAACATGGACAGTATGTTGTATCAAGTTGTTTGACATCATATGGATCATCTGATATCTCCAGTTCCATTTGACCTTCATCACCTTTAAGTACAGACACATTGGGGATTCTGGaggaaataaaggaataaaggttTAACTTTACTTGCAACTTAACAGAATAACAGCAGCAATTACCTAACAGGTAAGAGACTACATTACCCATGATCCACGATTGAAATCTTTCAACGTATGATGCATATTACTACCACAAAACCGAGTCAATGCTACACAATATCACCAAAACTGTCCATACAACATGCTACCATCAAACAGACTATGCACATTATAATTattacaatgaataaatatatatgtaaaccacaAGTGTTATAtagaatttttctatttatcatACAGCTTCTAATCACAACATTTAAAGAACAAAATTTACAAGTACTGTACTAAAAATAGATAAGGATTGTAACATCAAGCTTCTTGTGCAATATTAATATTTCCATAATATAGCAAAGCCTTTAGGcaaagtattcataaattataaatattatatataaaataagttagAAAGttcttgtttacaaaataaatatttcattaatagaTTCACAATATAGCAAAATTGTTAGGTAAAGCATCAAACTGAAAATTGTAGGGATAATTTACctggtattaaagagagctgcTTTAACAGCAACTGAGACAGCATCAAACAAATTACCACCACATTCAAGTAACTGGAAGGACAAaaagaattatcaaaattaatatgaTGATATAAAAGGACAACAATCAAAAGTGAtatcttctaaaatacaaaatgaaatcatAAAATACTTTTCAAGTtatcaatataataaaaatatcatccTTGTTTTTCTCACTATTGAAAACTGACATGAATTAGAAGTTGGCCTATTCTTGTCCATGCAGACACAGAGTTGTGTCTGTTGCCTATCAAAAAACCCTCACATGTTGCttagcatattatatattatattaatcaaatctccctcaaatgacaCCCTGCTCTCTTACATAAGGACATGACACATATGGTATTGTATTCCTTACTAATTCAGCCATCATTCACAAATGAAAATGATTTGGTAGCAGCATGCAATATGCCTTCACTCATTTTAGGTGCCTTCACCCTAGCTGAGCAGAATTATCATCAAAGGAACTCCAGATATGACCAGCCTGTCTTTTACTCTATCATAATATATCTAAGAAAGATTAATTATCCATTcaatccttttttattttttaatgagtgTAATCTAAAGATTTGGTCAAGTAACCATATAGAAGCTTCCTTATAGTTATAAGCTTGCTTACAATCCAATTCATGGAATAAGAAAGCATTGCATTTATGCTttctgattttaaaaattattttcaatatttgaatGTGGTTATGCTGGATCGCTGTTATCGTCAAGCTCATAGTCAATTATACTAACTGCGGTACTTACAGACCGACACTTTCTGTAATGATTTCAGGAGGAAGACATAGACTGAGTTGTGCAGAACAGGAGTTGAATTAAAACCACAGAAATGTAAAGACCAGAAAGTATTTTGGTcaatgctctaccaattctgtcaTCCTTCACCTTGGTGTAGAAAGAAATTATCACTTTCTCTTGAATTGTATCAATATTAATTAAGGTTCGGTGCCAGCAGAGCTATGCAGTTAGTATAGCTCCAGACTGACCAAGTCCCTTGAGTAAATTTataaatggaaattgtgtggaagctcatttgtgggtgtgtgtctgtgttttctggtgttgattcatttatgtacatgtgacttagtagtttggcattagagactgatggaataagtaccaggtttaaaaaagtactggggttgattcatttgactaaacccttcaaagcagagccccagcatggccacactcctatgaaaagcaaataaatgataaatgaaataaGGAGGGAGCTCTCCACTgattacaaaacattttacagATATCAGAATCTCAAATAACAGTAAAGTATTTGGAAAATTGAACAAAtgacattcaatgtttaaaaagtcACATCCAGACATGATGTCTCCTCTCTAACTTTTCTACAATAGTTATAATGGTATGTAATTCTCAGAGTGAGCTGTCTCACAACACCTTTACTCACTCGTCGCTTCCCTTCGTCCACTTTGTGTTCATCCTCTCTAACCCTAACTTCACCATGACACCCAGTTCTTTCTCTTCAAAACGTTTCCCTTCCTGCCCTCTCACGAAATTCCAGGCGTGCAGTCGTTGACTCTCAGCAGTTTAAGCAGAGTGTTAACAGAATATCATTGATCTCGGAGGATCAAAGAAGACCCCCACTTCCTCCAGATCTAATTAACAACGATAAAAGAGCTATAATTGTTTTGTCTCAGAAAGCTACAATGACAGAAACCATAAGCATTGGAGTACACAGGTGCAGAAATTCGAATTAGTAGTTTTATTAAATACTGTCGATCTTTAATAAATTTAACTGGAACATAAATTGTTCGTATAGGAAAGAGTTGTCTCCCTGAAGATTTATTGGCATCTGATGTCGCACGTACACGCACAGAAAGGGAGCGGGGCTTAAAAGATGCAAATATCTCTTGGTCTAAAGTGAATTTGAAACTGATAAAAATCTAAAGATTTGTTAACACAAAAATAAAGTATGTTATGAATGTAGATGGTCAGAGCATgcgaatatctttaaaaaaaagtgaagaagaCTATAAGAAAAGTGGTTAAGCAGGATTTATGAGTTTCTTAAAGTTTTGAAGCCAAAAAATGGCATGGGAACATATGAAGTACATTAACAGGAACCAATTTGCAGGCAAAGTATTTTTAACACCTAAAGGTACTTGTTGATCCTATTAGTGaaggtgccaagtaaaaagcactggtactggtaccacatgaaaagtactggtgctgacacaaagtaaaaagcacccagtacactctgtaaagtggctggcattaggaagggcatcaagctgtagaaaccatgccaaaaaagaaaatggagcctggtgcaagaCACCATGTAGGAAAGGActcatccaactcatgcaagtatggaaaagtatacgtaaaaattatgatgatgattatctatcTACACtaacattaagtaccagtcaaatactaggttTATTTAATATCCCTATATAGTATCCTTGATATGAGCAGATTTCTGAAGGATATTAACaaagggatataaaaaaaaaaaacaatagtaaaTACAAATCTgacatattataataattaaacatAAACAAATCTTACCAAAATATCAACGTAAAGAATCCAACATTGCGAATTTGGAATGACACATAAGGATTTTAGGTCAAGAGCATTCAGATTTCCATAGGCTTGTGACAACATGGTGCTAATTTCAGTAGCCAAAACCTCTCCTCCACGACCCTCAAATTCTGGTGTGGCATTGGCTGAGCTGAAAAATGTGAATTGAAAAATTACAGttaggtttttgtgtgtgtgtgtgtgtgtatgtattatatattctgaGTTGTCCATTCTTGTAAAGTGGAAAGTGTTTGTAGATTCATAGTTTGTGAGGATCACTTACATTCATTTTACGTTAGTTTTTTCATAGATAATTTGATAATGCTTAGATATTGGTGTCCAGTTTTGAGAGGttctgatatacatatgtgtgtgtgagagagagagagagagaaagagcacgTGTAGGCTTAATtgtatgcttcccaaccacatagtcatgggttcagtcctgtGCAGTGTCTTCAGCAAATGTCCTTGACAATAGCCCTAGATCatctaaagtcttgtgagtgaatttggcaaacagaaactgaaagaagcctgtcataccatcacgtgtgtctgtgtgtgtacctttgttttaacatgtgatggttgtaaacaagcatcagcATTatacatttccagtcttccatggaaaacatAACTGCCCAcatggaaatattatcttgcttggagacaggcaaggcatccagctgtagaaaatccacctcaaaaattccatccgacccatgcaagtgtagaaaagtagacattaaatgatgaagatactTGTCATCATCATATCTATTTCCCCATGCTGACATCAATTGGACAGGTGTCACACCGCCTCTTACCATTCCCTGCAGGCCATCATTTGGTACACACAGCAACAGAGAAAACAGGCTATCTCTATTGCTGTGTAggctacacttttttttttatgtccttccTATGAAAAAGTATGTCTTTCCAGACAGTGATCTCATAGTGTAGACTGTCACAGGTGCTTGTCAGACTAAAAAGTCATCTCTATCCTGAATCTATTTTTATTAGGAATTACTGATCTTCTAGACAGATTGCCTGTGCTGTAACTTGTAAAACAATTATTCTTATGCTTGCATTTATACTGTCAACAAATATGTACAGAGCAGtaagtttcaataaattttgaagccAACCTCATAATTTACTTACTTTAGTCATAACTTTATAATTATGCAAAGCATTTTTTGACTCCCCAAGAAATTAGTTGTAACAGGCAGAATATTGCCACACATTAGTTATAAAGAGTGAgactaaaaccacatggttgtaaagtgAATTTCATAACATTACAGCCATATCTGCActtaaaattaattcattaaacaaaaaaaaaatatgttaaggTGATCCTTACCAGTCAACAAAGAACTCTAACCGACCAAGGTCTGGTTTAATTGGTTCTGGTGGACCTAATTCTGCTTTCACTCCAACTAATACATCAGTATTGGCCTGGAGAAGATAtagtaaatatttacacatagtTATTCATTTAGACATTTGAGCTTTAcataagtacaaaaaaaaaagttgaaaccTTGTATGGTACTTAGAAGAGGCAGACATATGGAGAATACATGGAGATTAGAAATAAATGACATTGAGAAAATTGTGGGTTAAGGTAACTTGAAAATGAAATGATTCAGGATAGCAACAGAGACATGAAGTTTTGTAACCTCATATAGCTTGTAGAAAAACATcaaaatgataatattttaataGTGCTACTCCATTGCGTTAGATACATTTTTCAAGGGAGACATGATAATGGTAAGTAAAGCTTTgcattctcaatataaaatatctttactAAAAGTGTTCCACCAATTATTTTAAAAGAGATATACGCATGGCTGAAATGAGCGAAAGAGTAATATACTTGTGTATAATTGTCCGTGCagtttttttatagaaaaattatCGATAGTCAAATTGCTATGATTaagaatgttggtttcaaattttcgcacaaaaccagcaaattcagggagtgggtaagtcagttatatcgacctcagtattcaactggtatttattttattgacaccccctcccccaaaaaaggatgaaagttgaagtcaacctgagcagaatttgatctcagaatataaagatggacaaaatgccactaagcatttttcccaacatgcaaacaattcttccagctcactgctttagccATGATCAAGAATATTAACAATTCACAAAGATCAAAGAATTATATCAAAAACTCTATTTTATCCCTTGCTAAGCTAACTAATTTGCcggacattaaaaagaaaaatttacattCTGGATTGATGGTGGTTATAGTATCAGCAAAATTATTGTATGGAATGCATATGAGATAGCTGAATGATGAAAACTAACAGGTAAATAAAATAATCACACTTGTGCTTAGCACAAAACATAATTATGATGTCAGGTTCTAATTTAAATAcgaacattttaaaacaaatggGTTTAAATCAGAGAACCAAAGACAATAAATCAGGAATAGCATGACAATTATATAGTAAAACAAGTAATGTTTAATCTACCACACAATCATCAACctagcaggggttctcaaccaatttttatctatggacccctttgattactattttattctggtggacccccataaccatttgatgtttaaaaacgagctttattgaaatttctttcaa encodes:
- the LOC115209161 gene encoding exosome complex component RRP42 isoform X2, giving the protein MEIETDVVSNTSGSARLRLANTDVLVGVKAELGPPEPIKPDLGRLEFFVDCSANATPEFEGRGGEVLATEISTMLSQAYGNLNALDLKSLCVIPNSQCWILYVDILLLECGGNLFDAVSVAVKAALFNTRIPNVSVLKGDEGQMELEISDDPYDVKQLDTTYCPCLVTLSKIGYFHVVDASPKEEACCLARLIMGVTESGVITAMKKEGSGSLDPESIYDMMETGKKVGEMLGKNLTAILKEEELLDKKKKAVGFLK
- the LOC115209161 gene encoding exosome complex component RRP42 isoform X1, with product MADVLLSDAEKTFILHGIQDNLREDGRGCDDYRYMEIETDVVSNTSGSARLRLANTDVLVGVKAELGPPEPIKPDLGRLEFFVDCSANATPEFEGRGGEVLATEISTMLSQAYGNLNALDLKSLCVIPNSQCWILYVDILLLECGGNLFDAVSVAVKAALFNTRIPNVSVLKGDEGQMELEISDDPYDVKQLDTTYCPCLVTLSKIGYFHVVDASPKEEACCLARLIMGVTESGVITAMKKEGSGSLDPESIYDMMETGKKVGEMLGKNLTAILKEEELLDKKKKAVGFLK